In the Gossypium raimondii isolate GPD5lz chromosome 9, ASM2569854v1, whole genome shotgun sequence genome, one interval contains:
- the LOC105797932 gene encoding cytochrome P450 93A2, with protein MVFSYITHSSAAMATSSKFLHCRNPFLVSVLSIIIVYLLIKRWAKPKSSIRYPPGPLALPIIGHLYLLSSSLPKSFQALARRYGPLMRIHIAQSIFIVVSDAVVAKEVLKVHDAEFASRFEFGPAQYNIYKDAGFITGPYGSYWRFMKKLCMTRLFTGRQLDRFNHIREEEMVKLLKSLVKKSREGKWCDLSAELANLTNNLIFRMTMNKRFSKDNSEGNEMWKLVTEIMGLAAKLGVNEVHGLLKKFDLFGNGKKLREGLERYDKLVEQIIKDYEENYGVDDGSGNEDLMDILLGIYRDKNAGLKITREQIKYFIFELFTASIDTSSAAIQWGMAELMNHPQVFKRLREEIDSVVNNKRVVKESDVPNLPYLQAIAKETLRLHSPVPIFHRECIKDCNINGFDLQVKDRVLINAYAIMRHPEAWSDPDTYLPERFLENSGGNRDQDFWFLPFGSGRRVCAGSLHAYLVMHGTIGSLVQCFDWKTKDGAKVDITVGSGFSGAMALPMECYPILRFDPFQE; from the exons ATGGTTTTCTCTTACATTACCCACAGTAGTGCTGCCATGGCGACAAGCAGCAAGTTCTTGCACTGTAGAAACCCCTTTTTGGTTTCCGTCCTTTCAATTATCATCGTTTATTTGCTCATAAAAAGGTGGGCAAAACCGAAATCGTCCATCCGGTACCCACCCGGCCCTCTGGCACTCCCCATTATCGGCCATCTCTACCTCCTAAGCTCCTCCTTGCCCAAGTCTTTCCAAGCCCTAGCTCGGCGGTATGGCCCCCTCATGCGCATTCATATAGCCCAATCCATCTTCATAGTTGTTTCAGATGCCGTCGTCGCCAAAGAGGTACTGAAAGTCCATGACGCTGAGTTTGCTTCAAGGTTCGAGTTTGGTCCAGCCCAGTACAACATATACAAAGATGCTGGTTTCATCACTGGTCCTTATGGCTCCTACTGGCGGTTTATGAAAAAGCTTTGCATGACAAGGCTCTTCACAGGACGACAGCTCGACCGGTTCAACCATATACGGGAAGAGGAGATGGTGAAGCTGTTGAAATCATTGGTTAAGAAATCCAGGGAAGGAAAGTGGTGTGATTTAAGTGCGGAGTTAGCCAACTTAACCAACAACTTGATATTCAGGATGACAATGAACAAGAGGTTTTCAAAAGATAATAGTGAAGGCAATGAGATGTGGAAATTGGTGACGGAGATAATGGGATTGGCGGCAAAGCTAGGAGTGAATGAAGTGCATGGTTTATTGAAGAAATTCGACCTTTTTGGAAATGGGAAAAAGCTTAGAGAGGGACTTGAAAGGTATGACAAATTAGTGGAACAGATTATAAAGGATTATGAAGAAAATTATGGGGTGGATGATGGATCTGGAAATGAAGATCTGATGGATATTCTGTTGGGAATTTATAGAGACAAGAATGCTGGATTGAAGATAACAAGAGAACAAATCAAGTATTTCATTTTT GAACTGTTTACTGCAAGCATTGATACATCATCGGCAGCCATACAATGGGGCATGGCAGAGCTGATGAACCATCCACAAGTATTTAAGAGGCTAAGGGAAGAGATCGATTCAGTAGTCAACAACAAGAGGGTAGTCAAAGAATCAGACGTGCCAAACCTCCCTTACCTGCAAGCAATCGCCAAGGAAACCTTGAGGCTGCATTCTCCGGTGCCTATTTTCCATAGGGAATGCATCAAAGACTGCAACATCAATGGCTTCGACCTTCAGGTGAAGGATAGAGTCCTCATCAATGCCTATGCTATTATGCGACACCCTGAAGCCTGGAGTGACCCTGATACGTATTTGCCAGAGAGGTTTTTGGAGAATTCGGGAGGAAACAGGGATCAGGATTTTTGGTTCCTTCCATTCGGGAGTGGTCGAAGAGTATGCGCTGGTTCCTTACATGCTTACCTAGTTATGCATGGGACAATTGGGAGCTTGGTTCAATGCTTTGATTGGAAAACTAAAGATGGGGCAAAGGTTGATATTACTGTTGGGTCAGGATTTTCAGGTGCAATGGCACTTCCCATGGAATGTTATCCTATTTTACGCTTTGATCCATTTCAGGAATGA